A window of the Synechococcus sp. JA-3-3Ab genome harbors these coding sequences:
- the glyS gene encoding glycine--tRNA ligase subunit beta, whose protein sequence is MSMVAYLLEVGCEELPASFVDSALEQWRTGIPASLAEAHLQAEQMQLFGTPRRLSVLLQGLPTQQPDRTLEVKGPPVQVAYQDGRLTPAGEKFAQKQGVDPGSLEIRQVGKGSFVFAVQRVRGRPTAAVLQELAPTWITSLSGERLMRWGYGDLKFPRPIRWLVSLWEDQVLPLLWPTSEGNPLPGLVAGRVSRGHRVLGSQQVVLERAESYVQQMQEAGVSPDPTAREAYIQAEVTKLARQVNGEAQIPAPLLREVVHLVEWPTAVLGRFEPEFLRLPPAVIETVMITHQRYFPVRDGRDPRKLLPYFITISNGDPRQSERIGAGNSRVVRARLADARFFYEEDRRIPLAQRVERLQAVTFAEGLGSMRDKVERIRHISRLIAAALNLDPQEQALVDRTAYLCKADLVTQMVYEFPELQGIMGAEYARQDGEPEAVAEGIEQHYWPLGAGEALPASLTGRVVGWADRLDTLVGMFRLGQIPTGSSDRFALRRAANSLVLIAWDAGWTFDFNSLLQRVVQDYAAGDEKTLKALQEFLLQRLQILLQEEKRIDYDLVRAVVGDPEALQEGEPAKSDLPRRALANLPLTLLRAEYLQHLRATGELADLYPTLNRCARLAAQGDLDSAVLDPAAAVDADLLQEAAERELYEACQRVYRLGVEPALQGDFTPLVEGLQAAAPAVDRFFEAVLVMDPDPRLRANRLNLLGVLRNQSRLLGDMGAVVMAGEAAPAKSH, encoded by the coding sequence ATCAGTATGGTTGCCTATTTGCTAGAAGTCGGCTGTGAAGAGCTCCCAGCCAGTTTTGTGGATTCGGCTCTGGAGCAGTGGCGAACCGGGATCCCGGCCTCTTTGGCGGAGGCCCATTTGCAAGCGGAGCAGATGCAGCTTTTCGGTACGCCGCGCCGCCTGTCGGTTCTGTTGCAGGGGTTGCCCACCCAGCAGCCGGATCGCACTTTGGAGGTGAAGGGGCCGCCAGTGCAGGTGGCCTACCAAGATGGCCGGCTCACCCCCGCCGGGGAAAAATTTGCCCAAAAACAAGGGGTGGATCCCGGCAGCCTGGAAATCCGGCAAGTGGGCAAGGGATCCTTTGTCTTTGCCGTGCAGCGGGTGCGGGGCCGACCGACGGCGGCGGTGCTCCAGGAATTGGCGCCCACCTGGATCACCAGCTTGAGCGGCGAACGGCTGATGCGCTGGGGCTATGGAGACCTGAAGTTTCCCCGTCCCATCCGCTGGCTGGTTTCCCTTTGGGAGGATCAGGTGTTGCCTTTGCTCTGGCCTACCTCCGAGGGAAATCCTTTGCCGGGCCTGGTGGCGGGGCGGGTGAGCCGGGGGCACCGCGTTTTGGGATCCCAGCAGGTTGTCCTGGAGCGGGCCGAGAGCTACGTTCAGCAAATGCAAGAGGCGGGGGTCAGCCCCGATCCAACAGCGCGAGAGGCATACATTCAGGCTGAGGTGACCAAGCTGGCCAGGCAAGTGAATGGGGAAGCGCAGATCCCTGCTCCTTTGCTGCGGGAGGTGGTGCACTTGGTGGAGTGGCCGACGGCGGTTTTGGGGCGCTTTGAGCCAGAGTTTTTGCGCTTGCCCCCTGCGGTGATCGAGACGGTGATGATCACTCACCAGCGCTATTTCCCAGTACGGGATGGCCGGGATCCCAGAAAATTGCTGCCCTATTTCATCACCATCTCCAACGGCGACCCCCGGCAATCGGAGCGGATCGGGGCAGGCAACAGCCGGGTGGTGCGGGCACGCCTGGCCGATGCCCGCTTTTTCTACGAAGAGGATCGGCGGATCCCCTTGGCGCAGCGGGTGGAACGCCTGCAGGCGGTTACTTTTGCCGAAGGGCTGGGATCCATGCGGGACAAGGTGGAGCGCATCCGCCACATCAGCCGCCTCATTGCCGCTGCCCTGAACTTGGATCCCCAGGAGCAGGCGCTGGTGGATCGCACGGCTTACCTGTGCAAGGCAGATTTGGTTACCCAAATGGTGTACGAGTTCCCAGAGCTGCAGGGGATCATGGGCGCCGAGTACGCCCGCCAGGACGGCGAGCCTGAAGCCGTGGCAGAGGGGATCGAACAACACTACTGGCCCCTGGGGGCAGGGGAGGCCTTGCCCGCCTCTTTAACCGGACGGGTGGTGGGCTGGGCGGATCGCCTCGATACCCTGGTGGGCATGTTTCGCTTGGGGCAGATCCCTACTGGTTCTTCGGATCGCTTTGCCCTGCGGCGGGCCGCCAACAGCCTGGTGTTGATTGCCTGGGATGCCGGCTGGACCTTTGACTTCAACTCCCTGTTGCAGAGGGTGGTGCAGGACTACGCGGCAGGCGACGAGAAGACCTTGAAGGCTTTGCAGGAGTTTTTGCTGCAGCGGCTGCAAATCCTTCTGCAGGAGGAAAAGCGGATTGATTACGACCTGGTCAGGGCAGTGGTTGGGGATCCAGAAGCGCTGCAAGAGGGGGAGCCAGCAAAGTCCGACCTCCCTCGGCGAGCCTTAGCCAACCTGCCCCTCACCCTGCTGCGGGCTGAGTACCTGCAACACCTGCGAGCCACCGGGGAATTGGCGGATCTCTACCCCACCCTCAATCGCTGTGCCCGCCTGGCCGCCCAGGGAGACTTGGACAGCGCCGTGCTGGATCCGGCAGCGGCTGTGGATGCCGACCTGTTGCAGGAGGCGGCAGAACGGGAGCTGTACGAGGCTTGCCAGAGGGTTTACCGCCTGGGGGTGGAGCCAGCCCTCCAAGGAGACTTTACCCCACTGGTGGAGGGCCTGCAGGCAGCAGCCCCCGCAGTGGATCGTTTTTTCGAGGCGGTTTTGGTCATGGATCCGGATCCCAGGCTGCGGGCCAACCGGCTGAACCTGTTGGGGGTATTGCGCAACCAGTCCCGTTTGCTGGGAGATATGGGAGCTGTGGTCATGGCAGGAGAGGCTGCGCCAGCAAAGAGCCACTAA
- a CDS encoding superoxide dismutase → MAFELPALPYPADALKPYMSAETFSYHHGKHHAAYVANLNKLIEGTELANKSLEEIIKTTFGDPDKVGIFNNAAQVWNHTFFWESMKPGGGGAPTGPIADKINADFGGYDKFVEAFKTAAATQFGSGWAWLVLDNGTLKVTKTPNAENPLVHGQVPLLTLDVWEHAYYLDYQNRRPDFISAYLEHLVNWDAANARLAAA, encoded by the coding sequence ATGGCTTTTGAACTCCCGGCTCTGCCCTACCCTGCCGACGCCCTCAAGCCCTATATGTCGGCGGAAACCTTCTCCTACCACCACGGCAAGCACCACGCCGCCTACGTGGCCAACCTAAACAAGCTGATCGAAGGCACCGAGCTGGCCAATAAGTCGCTAGAAGAAATTATCAAGACCACGTTTGGGGATCCCGACAAAGTGGGCATCTTCAACAATGCCGCCCAGGTCTGGAACCACACCTTTTTCTGGGAATCCATGAAGCCAGGTGGGGGCGGCGCGCCGACGGGGCCCATCGCCGACAAGATCAACGCCGATTTTGGCGGCTACGACAAGTTTGTCGAGGCCTTCAAAACGGCGGCGGCCACCCAGTTTGGCAGCGGCTGGGCCTGGCTGGTGCTGGACAACGGCACCCTCAAGGTTACCAAAACCCCCAACGCCGAAAACCCGCTGGTGCACGGCCAAGTGCCCCTGCTCACTTTGGATGTCTGGGAGCACGCCTACTACCTGGACTACCAAAACCGGCGGCCCGACTTCATCAGCGCCTACCTGGAGCACCTAGTGAACTGGGATGCCGCCAATGCCCGGCTGGCTGCTGCCTGA
- a CDS encoding transglycosylase domain-containing protein produces the protein MTYGRRPSARWARNSASQHPYSRPFPGYDEYADAARPARPSWRAQAAATVGNLLLGSLLLGSTATAAGLMGLAISFRNLPDVHQLRDYVPVATTHIVDIRGEPIASLHGEANREVISLEEVSPEMKKALLAIEDSHFYTHPGINPVSLGRALLGSVEGGLGSAGGGSTLTMQLVKNLFLRPERTLSRKVAEIVLAVRLEQVFTKDEILEMYLNQVYWGHNLYGIQAAARSYFNKDAAELNLAEAAMLAGILPAPEILSPFRNLEGAKRRQRLVLDRLVELNWVTPEEAQAAREQELTLGRITSFQSNAPAVTDAIEAELRRRYGEQALLQGGLRVQATIDLRLQRLAERIVNEDGPRIGAARRADQMALAAVDPRTGYVKALVGGINAQRGQFNRATQAFRQTGSTFKPYVYYAALATGRYGPNSILYDTPITYPGSPPYSPKNYDNTFYGPLTFARALELSRNVPTVKLADEVGIRNVIAAAQATGISAEMFPNLATALGSASVSPLEMAASYAVFANGGYRVEPTLLAQVVDRNGQILFEAKPQPQRVLDPWAVATLNQILKGVVTQGTGTAARLDDGRPVAGKTGTTSDFRDAWFIGYVPQLSTAIWIGNDNNSPMLPGTAGGAFVAPTWKRFMSEALQGIPPQDFPSPQQFLPPRP, from the coding sequence GTGACCTACGGTCGCAGACCATCGGCCCGCTGGGCTAGGAATTCGGCTTCGCAGCATCCTTACAGCCGCCCCTTTCCGGGGTATGACGAGTATGCCGACGCCGCCCGACCCGCTCGCCCCTCCTGGAGAGCTCAGGCCGCCGCCACGGTGGGCAACCTGTTGCTGGGATCCCTGCTCTTGGGATCTACAGCGACGGCTGCCGGCTTGATGGGGTTGGCCATCAGCTTCCGCAACCTGCCCGATGTGCATCAATTGCGGGACTACGTGCCGGTGGCCACCACCCACATTGTCGATATTCGCGGCGAGCCGATTGCCAGCTTGCACGGGGAAGCCAACCGGGAAGTGATCTCGCTGGAAGAGGTCTCGCCGGAGATGAAAAAAGCCCTGCTGGCCATTGAAGACAGCCACTTCTACACCCACCCCGGCATCAACCCGGTCAGTTTGGGCCGGGCGCTGCTGGGCAGTGTTGAAGGGGGGTTGGGCTCGGCAGGAGGCGGCTCCACCCTGACGATGCAACTGGTGAAGAACCTGTTTTTGAGGCCGGAGCGCACCCTCAGCCGCAAGGTGGCCGAGATTGTGCTGGCGGTGCGGCTGGAGCAAGTCTTTACCAAAGACGAGATCCTGGAGATGTACCTCAACCAGGTGTACTGGGGGCACAACCTCTACGGCATCCAGGCGGCGGCCCGCAGCTACTTCAACAAGGATGCGGCGGAACTGAACTTGGCGGAAGCAGCGATGTTGGCCGGGATCCTGCCGGCCCCGGAAATCCTCAGCCCCTTTCGCAACCTGGAAGGGGCCAAGCGACGGCAGCGGCTGGTGCTGGATCGCCTGGTGGAGCTGAACTGGGTTACCCCGGAAGAGGCCCAGGCGGCACGGGAGCAAGAATTGACCTTGGGCCGCATCACCTCCTTCCAGAGCAACGCCCCGGCGGTTACCGACGCCATCGAGGCGGAGCTGCGGCGCCGCTACGGCGAACAAGCCCTACTGCAGGGAGGGCTGCGGGTGCAGGCCACCATCGACCTGCGGCTGCAACGCCTGGCAGAGCGCATTGTCAACGAAGATGGGCCCCGCATCGGAGCTGCTCGCCGGGCCGACCAGATGGCCCTGGCGGCGGTGGATCCCCGCACCGGCTATGTCAAGGCCCTGGTGGGCGGCATCAACGCCCAACGGGGCCAATTTAACCGCGCCACCCAAGCCTTTCGCCAAACGGGATCCACCTTTAAGCCCTATGTGTACTACGCGGCTCTGGCTACCGGCCGCTACGGGCCCAACAGCATCCTCTACGACACTCCCATCACCTATCCTGGCTCGCCTCCCTACAGCCCGAAAAACTACGACAACACCTTCTACGGCCCCCTCACCTTTGCCCGCGCCTTGGAGCTCTCCCGCAACGTGCCCACCGTCAAGCTGGCAGATGAAGTCGGGATCCGCAACGTCATTGCGGCAGCCCAGGCCACGGGCATCAGTGCCGAGATGTTTCCCAACTTGGCCACGGCCCTGGGCTCGGCCAGCGTCAGCCCCCTGGAAATGGCCGCCAGCTATGCGGTGTTTGCCAATGGCGGCTACCGGGTGGAGCCAACTCTCTTGGCTCAGGTGGTGGATCGCAACGGTCAGATTCTCTTCGAGGCCAAGCCCCAGCCGCAGCGGGTTTTGGATCCCTGGGCGGTGGCCACCCTCAACCAGATCCTCAAGGGGGTGGTGACCCAGGGCACGGGGACGGCGGCCCGTCTGGACGATGGGCGCCCGGTGGCCGGCAAAACCGGCACCACTTCCGATTTTCGCGACGCCTGGTTCATCGGCTATGTGCCGCAACTGTCCACCGCCATTTGGATCGGCAACGACAACAACTCCCCTATGTTGCCGGGCACGGCAGGAGGCGCCTTTGTCGCCCCCACCTGGAAGCGCTTCATGAGCGAGGCCCTGCAAGGGATCCCACCCCAAGACTTCCCCAGCCCCCAGCAATTTCTTCCCCCCCGGCCATGA
- a CDS encoding CPBP family intramembrane glutamic endopeptidase: MSAEIQPCTRQQILIGMGLTSLIAAVIAGLWIWLGSLRVPFRWDPLAVAWGTALGLGVALLSCGAYWLWPAYRRAASAYLHLVADPLQWSDIFWVGVLPGWSEEWLFRGVLMGSLVASPLGWTGGILLSGLLFGVLHWLGWQGWPYAVWASAVGVLLGLGVWLSGNLLVTIVAHTLVNWIGVCLWKCSALPAES, encoded by the coding sequence ATGAGTGCCGAGATTCAACCCTGTACGCGCCAACAGATCCTGATCGGGATGGGCCTGACCAGCCTGATCGCGGCGGTGATCGCCGGCCTCTGGATCTGGCTGGGATCCCTGCGCGTGCCCTTCCGTTGGGATCCGCTGGCCGTTGCCTGGGGAACGGCGCTGGGGCTGGGGGTGGCGCTGCTCAGCTGCGGGGCTTACTGGCTTTGGCCGGCCTATCGCCGGGCGGCTTCCGCCTACTTGCACCTGGTGGCGGATCCCCTGCAGTGGTCAGATATCTTCTGGGTGGGGGTGCTGCCGGGCTGGAGCGAGGAATGGCTGTTTCGCGGCGTGCTGATGGGATCCCTGGTGGCCAGTCCCTTGGGGTGGACGGGCGGGATCCTCTTGAGCGGCCTCTTGTTTGGGGTTTTGCATTGGCTGGGATGGCAGGGTTGGCCCTATGCCGTCTGGGCCAGCGCCGTGGGCGTCCTCCTGGGGCTGGGCGTGTGGCTGTCGGGAAACCTGCTGGTGACCATCGTCGCCCATACTCTGGTTAACTGGATTGGGGTTTGCCTTTGGAAATGTTCCGCCTTGCCAGCCGAATCCTGA
- the csaB gene encoding polysaccharide pyruvyl transferase CsaB produces the protein MTATDWGSRRNLPEQIGSMQGPWVLICGYHGYGNAGDEALLLALLRQLQQLSGPVQPVVLSPRPAETAATYGVLACPRFDGWALRRYLRQSQAFIWGGGSLLQDRTSWRSPLYYLGLMLWAQRRGLKTLAWAQGIGPLQRGWIRELARRALAGCTAISVRDAVASQWLRAWGIPHQVAPDPVWGLPSKTLPEWERWPQPRIAVVLRQHPQLTPARLEILAEGLRRLQAATGAYLLLLPFQLAPPGSPDLGPDYRLAQRLQQRLPGHSQVLEIRDPYLLKGVFRGVKLAIVMRYHGLVMAAAEGCACFGLSYDPKVTTLLEELGMPGWDLEAIPEDPEALHRAWLACYADGPALGPDQVAVWVERSAQHAQLLRQHLHWQAAGS, from the coding sequence TTGACTGCTACTGATTGGGGATCCCGGCGCAACTTGCCTGAGCAAATCGGCTCGATGCAGGGGCCATGGGTTTTGATCTGTGGCTACCACGGCTACGGCAATGCCGGCGACGAGGCGTTGTTGCTGGCCCTACTGCGGCAACTCCAGCAGTTGTCCGGCCCTGTACAGCCGGTGGTGCTCTCTCCTCGCCCCGCGGAAACGGCTGCCACCTATGGGGTACTGGCCTGCCCGCGCTTCGATGGCTGGGCTTTGCGGCGCTATCTGAGGCAGTCTCAAGCTTTTATCTGGGGTGGGGGCAGCCTGCTGCAGGATCGCACCAGTTGGCGCAGCCCCCTCTACTACCTGGGACTGATGCTCTGGGCCCAGCGGCGGGGGCTGAAAACCTTGGCCTGGGCCCAGGGGATCGGGCCGTTGCAGCGGGGCTGGATCCGCGAGCTGGCCCGCCGCGCTCTAGCAGGTTGTACAGCCATCAGCGTGCGCGACGCCGTTGCTTCTCAATGGCTGCGAGCCTGGGGGATCCCCCATCAGGTGGCCCCGGATCCGGTTTGGGGCCTGCCCTCCAAAACCCTGCCGGAGTGGGAAAGATGGCCTCAGCCCCGCATTGCCGTGGTCTTGCGGCAGCATCCCCAGCTCACTCCAGCGCGATTGGAGATTTTGGCTGAGGGCCTGAGACGCCTCCAGGCTGCCACCGGAGCTTATCTGCTTTTGCTGCCCTTCCAACTGGCTCCGCCTGGATCCCCCGACCTGGGGCCAGACTACCGCTTGGCGCAACGGCTGCAACAGCGCTTGCCCGGCCACAGCCAGGTGTTGGAAATTCGGGATCCCTATCTTTTAAAGGGGGTCTTTCGGGGGGTGAAATTGGCAATTGTGATGCGCTACCACGGCCTGGTGATGGCGGCAGCCGAGGGCTGTGCCTGCTTTGGCCTCAGCTACGATCCCAAGGTGACAACGCTGCTTGAGGAATTGGGCATGCCCGGCTGGGATCTCGAGGCGATCCCAGAGGATCCGGAAGCTTTGCACCGGGCTTGGTTGGCCTGCTATGCCGATGGGCCGGCCCTCGGCCCTGACCAAGTGGCCGTTTGGGTGGAGCGATCGGCCCAGCACGCCCAGTTGTTGAGGCAGCACCTCCACTGGCAAGCAGCGGGGAGTTGA
- a CDS encoding cation:proton antiporter: MRASWLQISGIPLATLGPVKNPVLVFLIILTIMLVAPLLFERLRLPGIIGLILAGLVVGPYGLGILQRDETIILLGTVGLLFLMFMAGLETSLEDLKLNAGKASIFGAFTFLLPMLIGTVAMLAIGYDFLAAVLVASCFASHTLIGLPIVSKLGLMRLQTVTATLGATLISNVLALLVLAVVVRAHQGELTPQFWLTLIPSIALYTFATLWGVPKLGSWFFQRFGHDEGAEFTFVIATLFVVAYGAGLIGIEPVVGAFLAGTAITPIIPQLSPLMNRIQFIGNTLFVPFFLISVGMLINPGILLGEPRTLLVGGVMIAAEVVSKFLAAWIPAQLFGWRFASTMIMFGLSMAQAAATLAAITVAFNVELVDELTVNGTIAMILVTCIASPWIVARWGEQLQPAEVAAEAGDLPKPAWGSRVLVPVANPDTESNLLRLALILAKKDGGTLLPLHVLSDRAGISPAALARQEQLLTFAEALAHSAVARVEAIRRVDDSVEKGIIRSAAERQATLVILGWKGYSTYAENFFGSIIDAVVRQVGIPVLITRFPVPIETARRILLVAPELEVSPGSLQQTIGLAQTLAGELKAGLQILLVQTRPGRKSSPALPAESYAHLPVQRVQGGVVAEAFKALQPGDVLVLVPSETGNRSRLGREPETIARNRPSLPIIVVHLPRDSAHPLRQGDGVLAAAEPT, from the coding sequence ATGCGAGCTAGCTGGCTGCAAATCTCAGGGATCCCTCTGGCCACGCTCGGCCCGGTGAAAAACCCGGTGCTGGTGTTCCTGATCATCCTGACGATCATGCTGGTGGCGCCGCTGCTGTTTGAGCGGCTGCGCCTGCCGGGGATCATCGGCCTGATCTTGGCCGGCTTGGTGGTGGGGCCCTACGGCTTGGGCATCCTGCAGCGGGACGAGACCATCATCCTGCTGGGCACGGTGGGGCTGTTGTTTCTCATGTTCATGGCCGGGCTGGAGACCAGCCTGGAGGATTTAAAGCTCAACGCCGGCAAGGCCAGCATCTTCGGGGCGTTTACCTTCCTGTTGCCCATGCTCATTGGCACGGTAGCCATGCTGGCCATTGGGTATGACTTCCTGGCGGCGGTGCTGGTGGCCTCCTGCTTTGCCTCTCATACCCTGATTGGGCTGCCCATTGTCTCCAAGCTGGGGTTGATGCGCCTGCAGACGGTGACGGCAACTTTGGGGGCCACCCTCATCTCCAATGTCCTGGCCTTGTTGGTGCTGGCGGTGGTGGTGCGCGCCCACCAAGGGGAGCTGACGCCGCAATTTTGGCTGACGTTGATCCCTTCCATTGCCCTCTACACGTTTGCCACCCTGTGGGGGGTGCCTAAGCTGGGCAGTTGGTTCTTTCAACGCTTTGGTCACGACGAGGGAGCAGAGTTTACTTTCGTGATCGCCACTTTGTTTGTGGTGGCCTACGGAGCGGGGTTGATCGGCATTGAGCCGGTGGTGGGAGCCTTTCTGGCCGGGACGGCCATTACCCCCATCATCCCCCAGCTCAGCCCCCTGATGAACCGGATCCAGTTTATCGGCAACACCCTGTTTGTGCCTTTTTTCTTGATCTCGGTGGGGATGCTGATCAATCCCGGCATTCTCTTGGGGGAGCCGCGCACGCTGCTGGTGGGCGGAGTGATGATCGCAGCAGAGGTGGTGAGCAAGTTTCTGGCCGCTTGGATCCCGGCCCAACTGTTTGGCTGGCGCTTTGCCAGCACGATGATCATGTTCGGTTTGTCGATGGCGCAGGCAGCGGCTACTTTGGCGGCGATCACGGTGGCCTTTAACGTGGAGTTGGTGGATGAGCTGACGGTGAACGGCACCATCGCCATGATCCTGGTTACCTGCATTGCCTCGCCTTGGATCGTGGCCCGCTGGGGCGAGCAACTCCAGCCTGCGGAGGTGGCGGCAGAAGCCGGCGACTTGCCCAAACCGGCCTGGGGATCCCGCGTCTTGGTGCCGGTGGCCAACCCCGATACCGAAAGCAACCTGCTGCGGTTGGCGTTGATTTTGGCCAAAAAAGATGGGGGAACGCTGCTGCCGCTGCACGTCTTGTCTGACCGCGCCGGGATCTCGCCGGCAGCTTTGGCCCGGCAAGAGCAATTGTTGACCTTTGCCGAAGCTCTGGCCCACAGCGCCGTGGCCCGAGTGGAAGCCATTCGCCGGGTGGATGACTCGGTGGAAAAAGGGATCATTCGCTCGGCGGCGGAACGGCAGGCAACCTTGGTGATCCTGGGCTGGAAGGGCTACTCCACCTATGCGGAGAACTTTTTCGGCAGCATCATCGACGCGGTGGTGCGGCAGGTGGGGATCCCAGTCTTGATCACGCGGTTTCCGGTACCCATCGAGACGGCGCGCCGCATCCTCTTGGTTGCACCGGAGCTGGAGGTCTCTCCCGGATCCCTGCAGCAGACCATTGGGCTGGCGCAAACGCTGGCCGGCGAATTGAAAGCAGGTTTGCAGATCCTGCTGGTGCAAACCCGACCTGGGCGGAAAAGCTCCCCAGCCTTGCCGGCAGAAAGCTATGCCCACTTGCCGGTTCAGCGGGTGCAGGGGGGGGTGGTGGCGGAAGCCTTCAAAGCGCTGCAGCCAGGAGATGTGTTGGTATTGGTTCCCAGCGAAACCGGCAACCGGTCGCGTCTGGGCCGAGAGCCGGAGACCATCGCCCGCAACCGACCCAGCCTTCCCATCATCGTGGTGCATTTGCCACGGGATTCAGCTCATCCCTTGCGCCAAGGAGATGGGGTTCTGGCGGCCGCAGAGCCCACTTGA
- a CDS encoding serine/threonine protein kinase, translating to MNQLAPGKVIGQRYQLVQSIAAGGMGQVFKAVDTRLFNRPVAVKLLHQNLAGDENTRRHLLKRFQQEIRISTLLGEHPAIVKVLDYGLENNQPYLVMEYLTGRSLGELLLKQPLLPPQQVVKIARQVCAGLYYAHNLETEQDGHLIKGVIHRDIKPSNLFVLKDETLGETVKILDFGIAKLLSDVSLALGTQTTGFLGTVRYASPEQVRGEELDPRSDIYSFGVVLYRMLTGQHPLKPKTDSFPGWYEAHNYQQPRPFDRSQLPHEIPPALEEVVLACLAKDPGQRPPNMKLLSDQLEGSLQSDSSAGSALTPPPTTSPFSERTLAALDGQEGAHRLSAQPEPKGRPLPLWGGIALLAAIAGSTFWGLRLLLDPGTGMERPPAVPLPPATDGQQAIPEPLLDWLLRDPAGEPAFEDDPDPARDNPQDPPQPEPTPTPATAPAPPPTSPPPPPTPVPAAPPPRPVAVPTPAAPPSPARVPAKPLPPQPINQPLFPPINRAAPPAASPTPAQNPTPSFLERLREERERLGKD from the coding sequence ATGAACCAGCTTGCTCCTGGAAAAGTGATCGGTCAGCGCTATCAACTGGTTCAGAGCATTGCGGCAGGGGGCATGGGGCAGGTGTTCAAGGCTGTGGATACCCGCCTGTTCAATCGCCCGGTGGCGGTGAAGCTGTTGCACCAGAACTTGGCAGGCGATGAAAACACCCGTCGTCACTTGCTCAAGCGCTTTCAGCAGGAAATTCGCATCAGCACGCTGCTGGGGGAGCACCCGGCCATTGTCAAGGTGCTGGATTACGGCCTGGAGAACAACCAACCCTATCTGGTGATGGAATACCTGACGGGGCGCAGCTTGGGAGAACTGCTGCTCAAGCAGCCGCTGCTGCCGCCGCAACAGGTGGTGAAGATCGCCCGCCAGGTGTGTGCTGGCCTCTACTACGCCCACAACTTGGAGACCGAGCAAGATGGCCACCTCATCAAGGGGGTGATCCATCGCGACATCAAGCCCAGCAATCTCTTTGTCTTGAAAGATGAGACCCTGGGGGAGACGGTCAAGATCCTGGATTTCGGCATTGCCAAGCTGCTCAGCGATGTTTCCCTGGCCCTCGGCACCCAAACCACCGGCTTTTTGGGCACAGTGCGCTACGCCTCTCCCGAACAGGTGCGCGGCGAGGAACTGGATCCCCGCTCCGATATCTACTCGTTCGGCGTGGTGCTCTACCGCATGCTGACCGGTCAACACCCCCTAAAACCGAAGACCGATTCTTTTCCCGGTTGGTACGAGGCCCACAATTACCAACAGCCTCGGCCCTTCGACCGCTCCCAGTTGCCCCATGAGATCCCGCCGGCGCTGGAGGAAGTGGTGCTTGCTTGTCTGGCTAAAGATCCCGGCCAGCGGCCCCCGAATATGAAGCTCCTCAGCGACCAATTGGAGGGATCCCTGCAATCTGACAGCAGCGCCGGCTCTGCCCTCACCCCCCCTCCAACAACCTCGCCCTTTTCCGAGCGCACCCTGGCAGCCCTCGATGGTCAGGAAGGCGCCCATCGGCTCAGCGCCCAGCCGGAGCCCAAAGGTAGGCCGCTCCCCCTCTGGGGAGGGATAGCCCTTTTGGCCGCCATTGCCGGGAGCACTTTTTGGGGCCTGCGTCTGCTCTTGGATCCGGGCACAGGCATGGAGAGACCGCCTGCTGTTCCGCTGCCCCCTGCCACCGATGGGCAGCAAGCCATCCCGGAGCCGCTGCTGGACTGGCTGCTGCGGGATCCAGCGGGTGAGCCAGCGTTTGAAGATGATCCGGATCCGGCTCGGGACAACCCTCAAGACCCTCCTCAACCCGAACCCACGCCCACACCGGCAACCGCCCCAGCACCCCCGCCCACTTCGCCGCCCCCCCCACCCACCCCTGTCCCCGCTGCGCCCCCGCCCCGACCGGTTGCAGTGCCCACACCCGCTGCTCCACCTTCTCCAGCTCGTGTCCCAGCCAAGCCTCTCCCCCCACAGCCCATCAACCAACCCTTGTTTCCCCCCATCAATCGGGCCGCTCCTCCTGCTGCCTCCCCCACCCCTGCCCAAAACCCCACGCCCAGTTTCCTGGAACGCCTGCGCGAAGAGCGGGAACGCTTGGGGAAGGACTAG